In the genome of Danio rerio strain Tuebingen ecotype United States chromosome 23, GRCz12tu, whole genome shotgun sequence, one region contains:
- the wnk3 gene encoding uncharacterized protein wnk3 isoform X6, whose product MATDPGEPTATEESSGEKPDGEREEESDQGNRAARERERVHSTPSDLPSSQSQERRAWGAGGGGGGVEDCKETEATVRPLTFVMPSSPATHEPCRKRENKRFFRKSVEICEEDDEVDDIPDAPHSAPHLEFCASDSVFTSGAQQLPTSASAALGEDGTQGTQDPDKAGISVPTLKGKERDREQEEEAEMKAVATSPGGRFLKFDIELGRGAFKTVYKGLDTETWVEVAWCELQDRKLTKAEQQRFKEEAEMLKGLQHPNIVRFYDSWESVLRGKKCIVLVTELMTSGTLKTYLKRFKVMKPKVLRSWCRQILKGLQFLHTRTPPIVHRDLKCDNIFITGPTGSVKIGDLGLATLMRTSFAKSVIGTPEFMAPEMYEEHYDESVDVYAFGMCMLEMATSEYPYSECQNAAQIYRKVTSGIKPASFDKVNDPEVKEIIEGCIRQNRLERLSVKDLLNHAFFAEDTGVRVELAEEDTGCKDCLALRIWVEEPKKLKGKHKDNEAIEFSYDLENDSAEEVALEMVKSGFFHESDAKVVGKSIRDRVTLIKKSRERRLLQQQQQQQQQQQQSLDERRDSSVLTTSIPYVHPSCTTSSQGTGAAAAAGGQGEAEELPEVDQHVQQQGTASGLTESESLAAVPGQSQAFSAPDSGNPCAHAQTSYPTGTSGASHPQLLPIGQSGGVPNVPVGQNGGISGISIGQSGGGAQTFIQPVTMASQVPLIVPQQYSQPLPPYSADVASSQMLHSRPTDASTPHSSLIQSQTYMPPVSPQAPMAVLTSSIPTGEPIAPAGNIMPPIQTQTSIPPLQPMDVLPLQTVVQNQQQVMPELPRTLQPNIQQPTPQQQANVMQQHQTVLLPQQTDQVQQIKVLLQQSQHAEQPQVVLQEQAPHSSASQQPYIPLPQQAPPTMTNPQQSELQQQVFIQQPQSKPQQQVGIQPQVQQHQTSIQQPSVDQYQHQTQQQQVYVPQMAESQDQNVIKTVIQQVPVLQAIQQPLQLIEQQQQQLLIRQQIEQHQKAALQNQMEQHQQQVYIQPPQQQKVEQQQILMQQQQNLAVKQQIEQQQHALKQQKQIEQQQKAILQQQAEQQRQQQQTLFQQQQLEQQQVLLQQQQREQQQALLQQQQLEQQALLQQQQQLQLKQQQALLHQQQLEQQQQALFKQQQLEQQQALLQQQQQQALVQQQQQLEQKVLLQLQQQQQQHIDQQQNLIRQQQPQQIEAVLQQQPQLQNSTDQQLQQQIFQQQTEQQQMQQHLLMKQQQMELQRQQALQAEKQRQQVLLQQQHLEQHAALVDHSGQQQATLVKAQSPEMVQQISQVQQSQQMMSLQPQPHLAQQQTDQTQVLTQQQAILPQATHRPSLVDLQIPTLLQAAPKIVSTQIPTQVQAPVLLQQQVPPQMSAQPTAQVQLQSQGEPTIYDQIAMQSQSHPAQQSMGGQIQTGQLQIPQSTQQITSPTQVPTPQPIHSFVPTSTQMVSQGQTLPPQPQLVPPQAAASLQCQVAVGSSAPASFVQATVPTASTLVPTQYAQAPVASQTIQSVQLDLTQPVKQQQQQQPPLQQYQQAVLSPVSLAPTINPVASSSTQCYLQQTNQSQIQVQTQQVIQAQQQPVSLASMQAFLQPLPLVQPQATQQYEQHLPQAHHVQQQPLHHQQQLLPPNAVIPQDIHQQTCQPQPVLQHVLPLHTAPSQVPQSQASTVPLYSQVVSASPQQKLTLHTQTQSSMQSQVLSNSQAQTHIEPTGAFEHPHYTQAAFMPSQIPTSPSHTSIQPSSTLPAQQPVVPVSEIPVPADAQLTQARPADLIPASTPTVNTTQSHDSNGSVLTTAMLAESDAALLGIAQESLIHSANRGSLLCSAPTNGDEGQLVWPSGKLDKAKCQRRSSCQKTEKTHFQLCMLQVSCTGDNMVECQLETHSNKMVTFKFDIEGDAPEDIADYMVEEDFVLEPEKEKFVEELRCIVKKAQAILSTQSQTGSLEQLQVSTPSSATMDSAPQSSPVGRWRFFINQTIRHRDSHSNQGASTPPPVGENRVPKSIETEKDHESPQRSESFAGIASSPSSSLSASSPPVSTVSAPASMSASAMAAQKDFTPAALPAVEKVSSTMLTAGPVPVMASSTSATPFPAAMALTGSNVDQGESAVKGEGQQPYVTPPTSLLTHADPSQHLIVQTPMAPSQMPDIPQQSQTLQSTLITTEQVQQPQITPQPLLQDAPQLPKPESKSLPQAVPKEMVPLHEGLSAAQVQQVPLQQVPVELQQQPMQQTTFLQQTSSAEQIQQHMAEQFLSQETKSAPMILTIHPQHGFQTQDPQQVQAPLQSMIPQQAPIEQTQTLYKQVPHDMMPVAKTAVQKQVSFQQSESELSTGEDTVSHSALPHPSLDTSLPPLPLSETALPALSHTFTPSPAQPSSVAESDSEGPPKIEFVDNRIKTLDEKLRTLLYQEHGGSGAAVGSASTGGTAPACSTSGSATASTAVDESSEVPYAFSLPPATSSDTSPHSTSSTTSSTTPRSSSTSPDGEREKAGEETTTIPPAVQQQPASSTSPPCSLLSHPQEPGSPKVTIQSSVSAPPSLSDSCTPGDVLLPSSSQPPVPLWPGQQQHNEGGVRTDEGRKGRESKRDDPGSESPVSPYAVLLLRCLHPSPSCTRLTHPQHLKWLKWHTCLKTTWAGL is encoded by the exons GATCGAAAGCTGACCAAGGCGGAGCAGCAGCGATTTAAAGAGGAGGCTGAAATGCTGAAGGGTCTGCAGCATCCCAACATTGTGCGTTTCTATGACTCTTGGGAGTCTGTTCTTAGAGGGAAGAAGTGCATCGTCCTTGTGACCGAGCTCATGACCTCAGGAACACTCAAAAC GTATCTTAAGCGCTTTAAGGTGATGAAGCCCAAGGTTTTGCGCAGCTGGTGCCGGCAGATTCTGAAGGGTCTCCAGTTCCTACACACTCGTACGCCACCCATTGTTCACCGTGACCTCAAGTGTGATAACATCTTCATCACAGGCCCAACAGGATCAGTAAAAATTGGGGACCTGGGTCTTGCCACCCTCATGCGGACATCGTTTGCCAAGAGTGTCATAG GAACTCCAGAGTTCATGGCTCCAGAGATGTATGAGGAGCACTATGACGAGTCAGTGGATGTCTATGCCTTTGGCATGTGCATGCTAGAAATGGCTACCTCAGAGTACCCCTATTCAGAATGCCAAAATGCTGCACAGATCTACCGCAAAGTCACAAGT GGCATCAAGCCTGCCAGTTTTGACAAAGTAAATGACCCTGAGGTAAAAGAAATCATTGAGGGCTGCATTCGCCAAAACCGATTAGAGCG GCTCTCAGTGAAGGACCTCCTAAATCATGCCTTCTTCGCAGAGGACACCGGTGTTCGTGTGGAGCTTGCAGAGGAAGATACAGGCTGCAAAGACTGCCTGGCCCTGCGCATCTGGGTTGAAGAGCCAAAGAAACTCAAAGGCAAGCACAAGGACAATGAGGCCATCGAGTTCAGCTATGACCTGGAGAACGATAGTGCTGAAGAAGTTGCTCTAGAGATG gtaaaatcTGGCTTTTTCCATGAAAGCGACGCTAAGGTAGTGGGGAAGTCCATCAGAGACAGGGTGACTCTAATTAAGAAGTCTCGTGAACGGCGGCTCctccaacagcagcagcagcagcagcagcaacaacagcaaAGTCTGGATGAACGCCGTGATTCTTCTGTCCTTACCACCTCCATTCCTTATGTTCATCCTTCTTGCACCACCTCCTCACAGGGCACAGGTGCCGCTGCAGCTGCCGGGGGTCAAGGAGAGGCAGAGGAGCTGCCAGAAGTTGACCAACATGTCCAACAACAAGGCACTGCATCAGGCCTCACAG AGAGTGAGAGTCTTGCTGCTGTCCCTGGACAGAGCCAAGCCTTTTCAGCTCCCGATTCAGGGAATCCTTGTGCTCATGCTCAAACCAGCTACCCCACTGGCACATCT GGAGCGTCTCACCCTCAACTGCTCCCAATTGGTCAGAGCGGAGGGGTTCCAAATGTGCCGGTTGGCCAGAATGGTGGGATATCTGGCATTTCCATTGGCCAAAGTGGTGGTGGGGCTCAGACTTTCATTCAACCAGTCACTATGGCTTCACAGGTCCCATTAATTGTGCCTCAACAATATTCTCAG CCCCTTCCACCTTACTCAGCAGATGTTGCATCCTCACAAATGTTACACTCCCGGCCTACTGATGCCTCCACTCCCCACAGTTCCCTAATACAGTCACAGACATACATGCCCCCAGTATCGCCCCAGGCACCCATGGCTGTCCTTACGTCCTCTATTCCGACTGGAGAACCAATAGCACCAGCAGGCAACATCATGCCACCCATACAGACCCAAACTAGTATTCCTCCTCTTCAACCCATGGATGTTTTGCCCCTGCAAACTGTTGTTCAAAATCAACAGCAAGTGATGCCTGAATTGCCCAGAACGCTGCAACCTAACATCCAGCAACCAACACCACAACAGCAGGCAAATGTAATGCAGCAGCATCAGACAGTCTTGTTGCCACAGCAAACTGACCAGGTTCAGCAAATTAAAGTTTTGTTACAACAGTCACAGCATGCAGAACAACCCCAGGTGGTTCTGCAGGAGCAGGCCCCACATTCCAGTGCATCTCAACAGCCATATATCCCATTACCACAGCAAGCACCGCCAACAATGACCAACCCACAGCAAAGTGAGCTGCAACAGCAGGTGTTTATACAGCAACCTCAAAGCAAACCCCAACAACAAGTTGGGATACAGCCTCAAGTTCAGCAGCATCAGACATCAATACAGCAACCCTCAGTTGATCAGTATCAACACCAGACTCAGCAACAGCAAGTGTATGTGCCACAAATGGCAGAATCACAAGACCAGAACGTGATAAAGACTGTGATACAACAGGTACCGGTGCTGCAAGCAATTCAGCAGCCATTACAATTGATAgagcaacaacagcagcagcttCTGATTAGGCAACAAATTGAGCAACATCAGAAGGCTGCTTTACAAAACCAAATGGAGCAACATCAACAGCAAGTTTATATTCAGCCACCACAACAGCAAAAAGTGGAACAACAACAAATTCTTATGCAGCAACAGCAAAACTTGGCAGTAAAGCAACAGATAGAGCAACAGCAGCATGCATTAAAGCAACAAAAGCAAATAGAGCAGCAGCAAAAAGCCATTTTACAGCAACAGGCAGAACAGCAAAGACAGCAGCAACAGACTTTGTTTCAGCAACAGCAGCTGGAGCAGCAACAAGTATTACTGCAGCAGCAACAGCGTGAACAACAACAGGCTCTTCTCCAGCAGCAACAGTTGGAGCAGCAAGCTTTACtgcaacaacagcagcaactTCAGTTAAAGCAGCAACAAGCTCTTCTACATCAACAACAGctggagcagcagcagcaggcttTGTTTAAACAGCAGCAGCTGGAGCAACAGCAAGCTCttttgcagcagcagcagcagcaagctCTCGTTCAGCAGCAGCAACAGTTAGAGCAAAAAGTACTGCTACAGCTGCAACAGCAACAGCAGCAACACATCGATCAGCAGCAAAATTTAATACGCCAACAGCAGCCTCAGCAGATCGAGGCTGTTTTACAGCAACAACCACAACTTCAGAACTCAACTGATCAACAATTGCAGCAGCAAATATTTCAACAACAGACCGAGCAGCAACAGATGCAGCAGCATCTACTGATGAAACAACAGCAGATGGAATTACAGCGACAACAAGCTCTACAAGCTGAGAAACAACGACAGCAAGTTCTATTGCAACAACAACATTTGGAGCAACATGCAGCTCTGGTGGATCATAGTGGGCAGCAACAAGCAACCCTGGTGAAAGCACAGTCTCCAGAAATGGTCCAGCAGATTAGTCAAGTGCAGCAATCTCAACAAATGATGTCTCTACAACCGCAGCCTCATCTTGCTCAACAACAAACTGACCAGACCCAGGTCTTGACTCAGCAACAAGCCATTCTTCCCCAAGCAACACACAGACCTTCTCTGGTAGACTTGCAAATCCCAACCCTGCTTCAAGCAGCACCTAAAATAGTCAGCACTCAAATACCTACCCAAGTTCAAGCCCCAGTACTTTTGCAGCAACAGGTGCCACCTCAGATGTCAGCTCAACCTACAGCACAAGTACAACTCCAGAGTCAAGGTGAACCAACAATTTATGACCAGATTGCAATGCAGAGTCAAAGTCATCCCGCACAGCAGTCAATGGGAGGTCAAATTCAGACAGGCCAATTGCAAATTCCACAATCAACCCAACAAATCACATCCCCAACACAAGTTCCTACACCACAACccattcattcttttgttccaACTTCAACACAGATGGTCTCACAAGGGCAAACCCTTCCACCTCAACCTCAACTGGTACCCCCTCAAGCTGCAGCTTCTCTCCAGTGTCAAGTTGCAGTAGGGTCATCTGCACCTGCATCTTTTGTTCAAGCTACAGTCCCAACTGCTTCTACACTTGTGCCCACACAGTATGCTCAAGCACCTGTtgcttctcaaacgatccagtcTGTTCAGTTAGACCTCACTCAACCTGTgaagcagcaacaacaacaacagccgcCTCTGCAGCAATATCAGCAAGCGGTGCTATCTCCGGTGTCACTTGCACCTACGATCAATCCAGTGGCTTCTTCCTCAACACAGTGCTATTTACAGCAGACAAACCAATCACAAATTCAGGTCCAAACCCAACAAGTAATTCAAGCTCAGCAACAACCAGTCAGTTTGGCCTCGATGCAGGCATTCTTGCAGCCCCTACCTTTAGTGCAGCCTCAGGCTACCCAACAGTATGAGCAGCATTTGCCTCAAGCCCACCACGTGCAACAACAACCCCTCCACCATCAGCAGCAGCTTCTGCCCCCAAATGCTGTTATACCACAAGATATCCACCAACAAACGTGTCAGCCTCAACCAGTGCTCCAGCATGTGCTCCCATTACACACTGCACCCAGTCAGGTACCTCAGTCCCAAGCTAGTACAGTACCTCTCTACAGTCAGGTGGTGTCAGCTTCCCCCCAGCAGAAATTAACTCTTCACACTCAAACACAGTCTAGCATGCAGTCACAAGTGCTCTCAAACTCACAGGCACAGACTCACATAGAGCCCACTGGAGCATTTGAGCATCCTCATTACACCCAGGCTGCCTTTATGCCATCACAGATTCCCACAAGTCCATCTCATACTTCCATACAGCCCTCTTCCACTCTCCCAGCCCAACAACCAGTTGTCCCAGTTTCAGAAATTCCTGTCCCAGCAGACGCACAGCTAACACAGGCAAGGCCTGCTGATTTGATCCCTGCTTCCACTCCTACTGTCAATACTACCCAGTCCCATGACTCAAACGGCTCTGTGCTGACAACCGCCATGCTGGCAGAAAGTGACGCTGCATTGCTGGGCATTGCTCAG GAAAGCCTAATTCACTCTGCCAACAGGGGATCTTTATTATG CTCTGCTCCTACCAATGGAGATGAGGGCCAGTTGGTGTGGCCTAGTGGAAAACTAGATAAGGCAAAATGTCAGAGGAGATCATCCTGTCAGAAGACTGAAAAAACTCACTTCCAACTCTGCATGTTGCAG GTCTCATGCACAGGAGACAACATGGTAGAATGTCAGTTGGAGACTCACAGCAACAAGATGGTCACGTTCAAGTTTGACATTGAGGGAGATGCACCTGAAGACATTGCAGATTACAtg GTGGAGGAGGACTTCGTCCTTGAGCCTGAAAAAGAAAAATTTGTTGAGGAGCTGAGATGTATAGTGAAGAAAGCTCAAGCAATATTAAGTACTCAGTCGCAG ACTGGATCCCTGGAGCAGCTCCAAGTGAGCACCCCATCCAGTGCAACAA TGGATTCAGCCCCTCAGTCTTCTCCAGTAGGTCGCTGGCGGTTCTTCATTAACCAGACTATTCGTCACCGTGATTCACACTCCAACCAGGGAGCTTCGACTCCCCCTCCAGTGGGGGAGAACAGAGTTCCCAAGTCCATAGAAACCGAGAAAG ATCATGAGAGCCCGCAGCGCTCCGAGTCTTTTGCTGGAATAGCATCTTCCCCAAGTTCTTCACTATCTGCATCCTCTCCTCCAGTCTCTACTGTATCCGCTCCTGCATCCATGTCAGCCTCAGCCATGGCTGCTCAAAAAGATTTTACACCTGCTGCCTTGCCAGCAGTAGAGAAAGTCTCCTCTACTATGCTGACCGCAGGTCCAGTCCCTGTCATGGCCTCCAGCACTTCTGCCACTCCTTTTCCTGCAGCCATGGCCCTCACAGGCTCTAATGTGGACCAAGGAGAATCTGCTGTTAAAGGTGAGGGTCAACAGCCTTATGTGACTCCTCCAACGTCACTGTTGACCCATGCTGACCCATCTCAGCACTTAATTGTTCAAACCCCAATGGCACCCTCACAGATGCCAGATATACCTCAACAAAGCCAGACACTTCAATCAACATTGATCACAACTGAACAAGTTCAGCAACCGCAGATTACCCCTCAGCCACTTCTGCAGGATGCTCCACAGCTACCTAAACCAGAATCAAAATCGCTACCACAGGCAGTGCCTAAAGAGATGGTTCCTTTGCATGAAGGTCTTTCAGCTGCCCAAGTTCAGCAGGTCCCTCTCCAGCAAGTACCAGTAGAATTGCAACAGCAGCCAATGCAGCAGACCACATTCTTACAGCAAACATCCAGTGCAGAGCAGATACAGCAGCACATGGCAGAACAGTTTTTATCTCAAGAAACCAAATCAGCTCCAATGATACTGACCATTCATCCACAGCATGGCTTCCAGACCCAGGATCCTCAGCAGGTTCAAGCTCCATTGCAGTCTATGATCCCCCAGCAGGCTCCAATTGAGCAAACCCAGACATTATATAAACAGGTCCCACATGATATGATGCCAGTGGCAAAAACCGCAGTGCAGAAGCAAGTGTCTTTCCAGCAGTCAGAGTCTGAGCTGTCTACGGGTGAGGACACCGTCAGCCACTCTGCACTTCCGCATCCCTCTTTAGACACCTCTCTTCCACCCCTCCCTCTCTCTGAAACAGCTCTTCCTGCCCTCTCCCACACATTCACTCCTTCTCCAGCACAGCCTTCTTCAGTAGCAGAGTCGGACAGTGAAGGCCCTCCCAAAATTGAGTTTGTGGATAACCGAATCAAGACTTTGGATGAGAAATTGAGGACTCTGCTCTATCAGGAGCACGGCGGCAGTGGAGCAGCTGTGGGCAGTGCCTCCACAGGAGGAACTGCTCCAGCCTGCTCCACTTCAGGATCTGCCACAGCCTCTACTGCAGTTGATGAGTCTTCAGAAGTCCCCTACGCATTCTCCCTACCTCCTGCCACCTCCTCGGACACCTCCCCTCACTCCACCTCTTCCACAACCTCCTCCACCACCCCTCGCTCTTCCTCCACCTCCCCGGATGGAGAGCGAGAGAAAGCAGGCGAGGAGACGACGACTATCCCACCTGCGGTACAACAACAGCCTGCCTCCTCTACATCCCCTCCATGCTCTCTTCTTTCCCATCCACAGGAGCCTGGATCCCCCAAAGTTACTATTCAATCATCAGTAAGC GCTCCCCCTTCCCTCTCTGACAGCTGCACCCCTGGAGATGTTCTGTTGCCTTCCTCTTCTCAGCCGCCCGTCCCACTGTGGCCTGGACAGCAGCAGCACAATGAAGGAG GGGTAAGAACAGACGAGGGTAGAAAAGGGAGAGAATCTAAGAGGGATGACCCTGGATCTGAGTCTCCAGTCTCACCGTATGCAGTGCTGTTATTGCGGTGCCTGCACCCCTCACCATCCTGCACCCGCCTCACTCACCCACAGCACCTGAAATGGCTAAAATGGCACACTTGTTTAAAAACTACATGGGCTGGACTCTGA